In Campylobacter vulpis, a genomic segment contains:
- a CDS encoding nitroreductase family protein, whose amino-acid sequence MSLELFKTRYSCRNFKKEIIKDEILKEILEVARLSPSSLGLEPWKFLVIKDDKKKEELSLIANHQSHIKNAAAVIIILSRLDFAEYFEEKLRKRKMSEEEIQKRLSLYKPFLQDMDERARISYAREQAHIALAGILYAANALNVATCTIGGFDSAKLNAYLKLDTKRELSTLMIALGYSDGEEIQAKSRFEFDEVVRFLD is encoded by the coding sequence ATGAGTTTAGAGCTTTTTAAAACAAGATATTCTTGTAGGAATTTTAAAAAAGAAATCATTAAAGATGAAATTTTGAAAGAAATTTTAGAGGTAGCTAGGCTAAGTCCTAGTTCTTTAGGGCTTGAGCCTTGGAAATTTCTTGTGATAAAAGATGATAAGAAAAAAGAGGAATTAAGCCTCATCGCTAATCATCAAAGCCATATAAAAAACGCTGCCGCTGTGATTATCATACTTTCAAGGCTTGATTTTGCGGAGTATTTTGAAGAAAAATTAAGAAAAAGAAAGATGAGTGAGGAGGAAATTCAAAAGCGTCTTAGCCTTTACAAGCCCTTTTTGCAAGATATGGACGAAAGAGCTAGAATTTCTTATGCAAGAGAACAAGCACATATAGCCTTAGCGGGGATTTTATACGCTGCAAATGCCTTAAATGTCGCTACTTGCACCATAGGAGGCTTTGATAGTGCTAAATTAAATGCTTATTTAAAACTTGACACAAAAAGAGAGCTTTCAACCTTAATGATAGCACTTGGTTATAGTGATGGTGAGGAAATTCAAGCTAAAAGTCGTTTTGAATTTGATGAAGTTGTGCGTTTTTTGGATTGA
- a CDS encoding NAD(P)H-dependent oxidoreductase yields the protein MNFKELLEKRHACKLFDGRKIPEEDLKFILESGVLTPSSHGFEPWKFFVLKDRQEELSKLCFNQQNVATASHNIILVARKDLQEKDAFARSQIRRFSGSSEENFQRILQIYTHKTNQMSDKELYHYASLQCYLALMQMSLAAISIGVDSCMIGGFEKEKVDAFLKLEEPFESAVILSLGYKKNEPKYAKIRLKFDEVVEYL from the coding sequence ATGAATTTTAAAGAGTTGCTAGAAAAACGCCATGCGTGTAAGCTTTTTGATGGGAGGAAAATCCCCGAAGAAGATTTGAAATTTATCTTAGAAAGCGGAGTTTTAACCCCTAGTTCCCACGGCTTTGAGCCTTGGAAATTTTTTGTTTTAAAAGATAGGCAAGAAGAGCTTTCCAAACTTTGCTTTAATCAGCAAAATGTCGCTACTGCAAGTCATAATATTATTTTGGTTGCTAGAAAAGATTTGCAAGAAAAAGATGCCTTTGCAAGGTCGCAAATTCGCCGTTTTAGTGGAAGTAGTGAGGAGAATTTTCAAAGAATTTTACAAATTTACACACACAAAACAAACCAAATGAGCGATAAAGAGCTTTACCATTATGCTTCTTTGCAGTGCTATTTAGCTTTAATGCAAATGAGTTTAGCTGCCATTAGTATAGGTGTAGATAGCTGTATGATAGGAGGTTTTGAAAAAGAAAAAGTTGATGCGTTTTTAAAGCTTGAAGAGCCTTTTGAAAGTGCTGTGATTTTGTCTTTAGGTTATAAGAAAAATGAGCCAAAATATGCTAAAATTCGCTTAAAATTTGATGAGGTGGTGGAGTATTTATGA
- a CDS encoding TolC family protein — MKNFSLLFLMLLLLSGCGARIEPIKEVVLSEDELRESNTKFEWWQAYENENLQNFLTFVLENNKDINVARASLLSALARADLIDYDLYPSLDGTLGFNRMKNLHSGVNHQNYSNSLNLNYELDIYGKILDSAKAEELRAKASAYDLASLKLSIINASLNSLFELAYFNDVKIMLENYVSNLEKMSELYALKYELGKIEELDFLNVWQSLLKARQNLLSNEQNRNLILKNLQDLLGKKEGFFYLEYFKKASLKDFKLLKPDFNIPLQSLAYRPDVRAKLNALKAAFKDYNSVQKSILPSISLGGALRGEAEEFKENFKLEILSGNVQISLPFLDYGRVRQNIKISQFAYEALLFEYEQILQSAFNEFHLVFKDYESDLKLLSNLSLIKDKQEFITRAYLQKYELGKSELKDYLDASNALISSQQELLRARYNLFETVNLYYQITSLKGEENEF; from the coding sequence ATGAAAAATTTTAGTCTTTTGTTTTTAATGCTTTTGCTTTTGAGTGGGTGTGGAGCTAGGATAGAGCCTATAAAAGAGGTGGTTTTGAGTGAAGATGAGTTAAGAGAATCAAACACGAAATTTGAGTGGTGGCAAGCGTATGAGAATGAAAATTTGCAAAATTTCCTCACTTTTGTGCTAGAAAATAATAAAGACATCAATGTCGCTAGAGCTTCGCTTTTGAGTGCTTTAGCTAGGGCGGATTTAATTGATTATGATTTATATCCTAGTTTAGATGGCACTTTAGGTTTTAACCGAATGAAAAATTTGCACTCAGGCGTAAATCATCAAAATTATTCTAATAGCTTAAATTTGAATTATGAGCTTGATATTTATGGCAAAATTTTAGATAGTGCAAAGGCAGAGGAATTAAGGGCTAAGGCTAGTGCTTATGACTTAGCGAGTTTGAAACTTAGCATTATTAATGCGAGCTTGAATAGCCTTTTTGAATTAGCTTATTTTAATGATGTGAAAATAATGCTAGAAAATTATGTGAGCAATTTAGAAAAAATGAGTGAGCTTTACGCTCTAAAATACGAGCTTGGAAAGATAGAGGAGCTTGACTTTTTAAATGTCTGGCAAAGCTTATTAAAAGCAAGACAAAATTTGCTTTCCAATGAGCAAAATCGTAATTTAATTCTTAAAAATTTACAGGATTTGCTGGGTAAAAAAGAGGGTTTTTTTTATTTGGAGTATTTTAAAAAGGCGAGTTTGAAAGATTTTAAGCTTTTAAAGCCTGATTTTAACATACCCTTGCAAAGTTTAGCTTATCGTCCTGATGTAAGGGCAAAATTAAATGCTTTAAAAGCGGCTTTTAAGGATTATAATAGTGTCCAAAAGTCTATTTTGCCGAGCATTTCTTTAGGTGGTGCTTTAAGGGGAGAGGCTGAGGAATTTAAAGAGAATTTTAAGCTAGAAATTCTAAGCGGTAATGTCCAAATTTCTTTGCCCTTTTTAGATTATGGTAGAGTGAGGCAAAACATCAAAATTTCGCAATTTGCTTATGAGGCTTTGCTTTTTGAATATGAGCAAATTTTACAAAGTGCTTTTAATGAATTTCATTTAGTGTTTAAAGACTATGAGAGCGATTTAAAACTTTTGTCAAATTTAAGCTTGATTAAGGATAAGCAGGAATTTATCACAAGAGCCTATTTGCAAAAATATGAACTTGGAAAGAGTGAATTAAAAGATTATTTAGACGCTTCAAATGCCCTTATTTCTTCGCAACAAGAGCTTTTAAGAGCTAGATATAATCTTTTTGAAACCGTTAATTTATATTATCAAATTACAAGTTTAAAAGGAGAAGAAAATGAATTTTAA